The segment TGCCGCTTTGGGCGTGAACCGTCATGGCCCGAAAGCGCGATGGAATTTGTGAAGAACGAAGCCGGTTCATCGTTTCGGTTTGGAATTGAAGACCAAGACAACAATTACAAGATAACACCAATGAAGCGCAACGAATTCTTCGCGCGATTTGAATAGCGCGGTCGCAGAATCCGCACAAAATTTTGGTAATGCGTATAAATTCACTTTCCTCTCAATAAAACTTCGTTTCCCGTCGTTTAACTAAACAGAGATAACAAGCGGCCGCTTAATTTGAAACATACCTGACATAAGGAAGGAATTACGATCATGACTACGAAATCACTGAATTGGAACTCGATTGGATTTTTGTTTTGCTTATCCGCTTTGGCGGTTGCCTATGCGTTTATCGCTTCCAGCCCGGCCAACGCGCAAGCAGACGACTTGGACGCCCCCGCCGTTATTGGAGCGCCGATTGCGTTAGGTTTTGCTGATGGAACGTCGCCGCCTCCGCCGCGACGGGGACGCTTCAGCGATGAAGGTCAACAGCCCCCGCGCTTTGGACGCGAAATGATGCAAGAAGCGAGAGAGCGCAATCCTGAACTGTTTGAACAAGCGCGTGAACGTATTGCGAATGGCGAACATCCTCGCGACGTGATGCCTGAAATCATGCGCAAGTTTCGCCAGGATGCGTCTGACGAAGACCTCGCTTGGATGCGAGAGAATCGAGCGCACTTTCGCGGCGTCATGCAACAACGAGGCCGCAACTTTCAAGATGACGCGCCGCGCGGCCCAAGACGGTTGGCGATGGCGGATCGCGGGGTTGATGAAGGCCGTCGCGGCCCCGGCCCCCGTGAGTTTGAGCGCGGCCCTCGCCGAGAGATGCGTGGTGCGTTGCCGCCAGTTATCGAATGCCCTCATTGCCATCGTGCGATTGATCGTCCCGGCGAAGGCCCGCAAGGCCGTCGTGGATTTGGCCCCATGAATGAGCGCGGTCGTGGTTTTCAAGACGACGCTCCTCGAGGCCCCCGCGGACCGATGATGGAAGAACGCGGCTTTGGCGAAGGACGTTGCGGCGAAGGCCCGCAAGGCCGTCGTGGATTCGGCCCCATGAATGAACGCGGTCGCGGATTTCAAGACGACGCTCCTCGAGGCCCCCGCGGCCCGATGATGGAAGAACGCGGCTTTGGCGAAGGACGTCGCGGACAAGGACCGCAAGGCCATCGTGGATTCGGCCCCATGAATGAACGCGGTCGTGGATTTCAAGACGACGCTCCACGCGGCCCCCGCGGCCCGATGATGGAAGAACGCGGCTTTGGCGAAGGACGTCGTGGCGAAGGCCCTCGCGGCATGGGCCCCCGTGATTTCGAGCGCGGCCCTCGCGGCCCACGGTTTGGGGCTGAGGGCGCAGGCCCGGCAGTCGCAGTCAAAGACATCGAAGCCATCATCGACCGCCTCGAACGGCGCTTACAAGATTTGCGCGAACAAACCAAAGAATAACGCATCACGATTCAAATTGTTGAATGCGCGAACCGCCGGGCTTGTATCAGTCCGGCGGTTTTTTTGTTTGGTGATTTAATCCGTAATTTAGATTGACGCATTTAAAGGGCGTGTGTTATTGTCAGCGCAAGCGCGTTTTATGTAAACACATGGGGATTCAAGCATGATGCGGTTCATATTCATTGGGGCAATTACAATTTGTGTTTCACTAGTTTCGTTTGCTGAAATAATAAAGTCACAAGTTGAAACCCGTCCACTCGATGTTATCTTAGATGGAAGCAGTTTTTTTCCGTTTTTTGAAATGGAAGATTCTGTTCGATTCAGTAAGACAGAAATAGAATTCCAACTGAATAATTCTCAGAATGTGAAACGAGTTTCAGGCGTCATCACCCACCCATTTGGAGATGGTCCGTTTTCATTGCGCGAATCACTAAGCAATTTGATCGAAAACGCCTCAGTTAATTCCACAATCGACAAAATATATTTTCACATTACATTTAAAGAAAATGCAAAATTTGCGCTTAAAAGTATCTTCTTTAAACCTCAGCCAGGAGTTGATCTAGAAGCAAACAATGTAATTCACCGCAAAAGAGCTTTTTCCACTACATACCCACATCAAGTATTAATGGATGAACTCCGAATTGAAGACGCCCACGGCAACGAGTTGGCATTCAACCTATTCACGAATCCGTTACTCTATGCGAGCGACATCGGCGGTTTAGTAATCCAATATGAAAATTTCCCTAAATCAATTAAAACCTCACATGTCATCGCGATAAACAATGTCCCTTTGTATCCACCAATTATCGTAAGTCCCGGAGTAAATAATCAATCTCACAAGACTCTGGCTTTAATAGGATTCGATAGCGATCCATTACCTTTAACCTTTAAAGTCGTTTTGATTGACGGAACGGAATACATCATTGAGCATCCCAATGGATACAGTCTGATTACTGTTTCGCCATCATCTCAAGCTGCTCATTGGCGCGAATACTAGCGATTCATTTTCGGAGAAAGCATATCCGCCGACGGCTAACGCCCCGGCGGTTTTTTTCCTTTTATAGTAGTTGCCAGAATTATGTGCGGATTGAGTTTCCATAACTGTATCTATCGCTGAGCCCTACGGGCGCGCTTAACGCACAGTATTTTGACAAACACTCTATCTGGGTTGGAATTTTCTCTGTGATGTGTTGAAATGAATGATCTTGAAATTATTCTTTCTTTGAGAGGATTTTATTGCCATGCGATTGTTCGTTTCGTCACTCTGTTTACTCATGGTTGCAACCGTCACCGCGTATTCATCATCAATCGAAGTCACCGGCGCCGCCGCTGACGGCTCGAAAGACGACGGGCCTGTCATTCAACAAGCGTTGCAGGCCGCTAGCGAAGCGGGAGGCGGCGAGGTCTATCTGCCCGCCGGGGAGTACCGCATCGACGATCATATTGAAATTCCCGCTGGCGTTACTTTGCGCGGGAGCTGGCAGGCGCCGCACCACTCTGACCAAGTGTGGGGAACGGTCCTGTTTGCCGTCGGGCATGAAGGCAATGAAGACGGCCCCGCATTGATCCAGCTCGCGCCGGGCGCAACCGTAAAAGGCCTGACCATTTATTACCCCAACCAACGGCTTGATGATATCAAAGCCTACCCCTGGGCGATTCAAGGACGCGGCATGCACGGCAGCGTTCTCGATGTGACGTTGGTCAACGCCTGGCAGGGCATCGACTTCGGTACGCACCACAACGAGCTGCATGTGATCCGCAACGTGTTCGGCTGTTGCTTGCGGCGCGGCGTTTATATCAACAATTGCACCGATGTCGGGCGCATCGAAAACGTCCACTTCAATCCCCACTATTGGGGCCGCACCAAAGGAGACCACCCGCGCAACTTCGGCAAACTCATCGAGTTCATGAACAACAACACCGAGGCCTTTATCTTTGGCCGCACCGACTGGGAATACGTCTTAAACACCTTCGCGTTCGGCTTCGATAAGGGCTACAAGTTTATCGAGACGGAACAGGGCGCCTGCAACGGTAATTTTCTTGGCATCGGCGCCGACGGCGGCCGCTATGCGTTATGGGTCGAAGCGACCCAACCGCCGGGGCTGCTCATCACCAACGGCGAGTTTGTTTCGTTCTCGCATGACGACAGTACGCAAGTGATGACGACCGAAGGCTTCAAAGGGCTGGTGCAGTTCAACAACTGCGCGTTCTGGGGGCCGAGCGATAAAGTCGCCTGGCTGCGCGGCCCGGGTTCGGTTTCGTTCCAGCAATGCAATTTCGTCCATTGGAACCACAAAGGCGGCGACTCGCACGCCATTCACGCCGACAACGGCGAGCTGACGATTGCGACCTCGTTCTTTCGTGAAGCCAAGCCGCAAATTTATCTCGGCCCGAAATTGAAGGGCGCCGTCATCACCGGCAACCGCTTCAATAAGGAAATGTTGATCAAGAATGAAAGCGAAGGCTCCGTGCAAGTCGGGCTGAATATGGAAATCAAATAGTAGCGGAACCGTATTAGCGCTTTTCCCGCTCTCTCCAAGATGGGGAGGTTAAAGGGGAGGGGTATGTTTTTAATGCAAGGGCGGGCGGAGAGCAGACCCCTCGCTTTATGTTCTGAGTGAATTAATTGAGTTTGATGGAGATGAGCCGATGAAACGACGGACCTGGATGCAAACGGCAATGCTGGGCGGCGCGGGTTTTTTATTGAAACCAGCGTTTGCTGAAACCGGCGGACTTCGCACCATCACTTACAACG is part of the Candidatus Hinthialibacter antarcticus genome and harbors:
- a CDS encoding glycosyl hydrolase family 28-related protein — encoded protein: MRLFVSSLCLLMVATVTAYSSSIEVTGAAADGSKDDGPVIQQALQAASEAGGGEVYLPAGEYRIDDHIEIPAGVTLRGSWQAPHHSDQVWGTVLFAVGHEGNEDGPALIQLAPGATVKGLTIYYPNQRLDDIKAYPWAIQGRGMHGSVLDVTLVNAWQGIDFGTHHNELHVIRNVFGCCLRRGVYINNCTDVGRIENVHFNPHYWGRTKGDHPRNFGKLIEFMNNNTEAFIFGRTDWEYVLNTFAFGFDKGYKFIETEQGACNGNFLGIGADGGRYALWVEATQPPGLLITNGEFVSFSHDDSTQVMTTEGFKGLVQFNNCAFWGPSDKVAWLRGPGSVSFQQCNFVHWNHKGGDSHAIHADNGELTIATSFFREAKPQIYLGPKLKGAVITGNRFNKEMLIKNESEGSVQVGLNMEIK